Proteins co-encoded in one Camelus bactrianus isolate YW-2024 breed Bactrian camel chromosome 6, ASM4877302v1, whole genome shotgun sequence genomic window:
- the ELL3 gene encoding RNA polymerase II elongation factor ELL3, giving the protein MEGPQELLSGKFRLCFTPAARTSLLLLRLNDAALRALQECQRQQVRPVIAFQGNRGYLRLPGPGWSCLFSFIVSQCGQEGPGGGLDLVCQRLGRSGPNRLHCLGPLRERLTIWAALDSIPAPSSVQGPNLTEDARDHNWQNMGDDSEGDTVSQPHMALGEVPDPLASSQGQSLPGSSREHMAQWEGRNQTHLPNREPNLALPSSASRKHLDKKRPAPVATVELKEKRLRTLSPTPSQNLQEGEDWEQEDKDEDMGPRLAHSPSVQADSESPSPEEVPDYLLQYRAIHSAEQQHAYEQDFETDYAEYRILHARIGAASQRFIELGAEIKRVQRGTPEHKVLEEKIVQEYKKFRKRCPGYREEKRRCEYLHQKLSHIKGLILEFEEKNRGS; this is encoded by the exons ATGGAGGGACCCCAGGAGCTTCTGAGTGGGAAGTTCCGGCTCTGCTTCACCCCCGCTGCCCGGACAAGCCTGCTGCTTCTCAGACTCAACGACGCGGCGCTGCGAGCGCTGCAGGAGTGTCAGCGGCAACAG GTTCGCCCAGTGATTGCTTTCCAAGGCAACCGAGGG TATCTGAGGCTCCCAGGCCCTGGCTGGTCCTGCCTCTTCTCCTTCATAGTGTCTCAGTGTGGACAGGAAGGCCCTGGTGGTGGCTTGGACCTTGTGTGCCAGCGCTTAGGCAG ATCTGGGCCTAACCGCCTCCACTGCCTGGGCCCACTCAGGGAACGCCTCACCATTTGGGCAGCCCTGGATTCTATCCCAGCCCCATCTTCAGTTCAGGGACCCAACTTAACTGAAGATGCCAGAGATCATAACTGGCAGAACATGGGAGACGACTCTGAAGGAGACACAGTTTCACAGCCACACATGGCACTAGGAGAG GTGCCAGATCCACTGGCAAGCAGCCAAGGACAGTCACTCCCAGGCTCCTCGAGGGAACACATGGCACAGTGGGAAGGAAG GAACCAGACCCATCTTCCAAACAGAGAGCCTAATCTGGCACTGCCTTCCTCTGCTAGCCGGAAACATCTGGATAAG AAACGTCCAGCACCTGTAGCCACTGTGGAACTAAAAGAAAAGAGGCTCAGAACTCTGTCTCCAACACCAAGTCAAAACCTTCAGGAGGGAGAAGATTGGGAGCAAGAAGATAAAGATGAAGACATGGGCCCCAGGCTGGCACATAGTCCCTCAGTTCAAGCAG ACTCTGAATCCCCAAGCCCTGAAGAAGTACCAGATTACCTCCT GCAATACAGAGCCATCCACAGTGCAGAGCAGCAACATGCTTATGAGCAGGACTTTGAGACAGATTATGCTGAATACCGCATCCTGCATGCTCGTATTGGGGCTGCCAGCCAAAGGTTCATAGAGCTGGGAGCAGAGATCAAGAGAGTTCAGCGAGGAACTCCAGAACACAAG GTGCTGGAAGAAAAGATAGTCCAGGAATATAAAAAGTTCAGGAAG CGGTGCCCAGGTTACAGGGAAGAAAAGCGTCGCTGTGAGTACCTGCATCAGAAATTGTCCCACATTAAAGGTCTCATCCTGGAGTTTGAGGAAAAGAACAGAGGCAGCTGA
- the SERF2 gene encoding small EDRK-rich factor 2 — protein sequence MTRGNQRELARQKNMKKQSDSVKGKRRDDGLSAAARKQRDSEIMQQKQKKANEKKEEPK from the exons ATGACCC GCGGTAACCAGCGCGAGCTCGCCCGCCAGAAGAACATGAAAAAGCAGAGCGACTCGGTTAAGGGAAAGCGCCGAGATGACGGGCTTTCTGCTGCCGCCCGCAAGCAGAG GGACTCGGAGATCATGCAGCAGAAGCAGAAAAAGGCAAACGAGAAGAAGGAGGAACCCAAGTAG